A window from Desulfovibrio sp. Fe33 encodes these proteins:
- the pyrH gene encoding UMP kinase, translated as MTKTRYSRILLKLSGEALAGEQQFGIDPSAIGQFAKEIAEVAATGLQMALVIGGGNIFRGMAASAKGMDRAQGDYMGMLATVMNALAVQDALEKNGCDTRVMTALSMADVAEPYIRRRALRHMDKGRVVICAAGTGNPYFTTDSAAALRALELKCDAIFKATKVDGVYDKDPAKYDDAVKYETVSYMETLEKRLGVMDSTAISMARDNNLPIIVFNLHKEGNIRRAANGENIGTTVQGD; from the coding sequence ATGACCAAGACGCGTTATTCGCGGATTTTATTGAAACTGAGCGGCGAAGCTCTTGCCGGTGAACAGCAGTTCGGCATCGATCCGAGCGCCATCGGCCAGTTTGCCAAAGAGATTGCCGAGGTGGCCGCCACCGGCCTGCAGATGGCGCTCGTCATCGGCGGAGGCAACATCTTTCGCGGCATGGCGGCCTCGGCCAAGGGCATGGACCGCGCCCAGGGCGACTACATGGGCATGTTGGCCACCGTCATGAACGCCTTGGCCGTTCAGGACGCGCTGGAGAAAAACGGCTGCGACACCCGGGTCATGACTGCACTGTCCATGGCCGACGTCGCCGAACCGTACATCCGCCGCCGTGCGCTCAGGCACATGGACAAGGGCCGGGTGGTCATCTGTGCCGCCGGGACCGGCAACCCCTACTTCACTACGGACTCGGCCGCCGCCCTGCGGGCGCTCGAGCTCAAATGCGACGCCATTTTCAAGGCCACCAAGGTTGACGGCGTATACGACAAGGACCCCGCCAAATACGACGACGCGGTCAAATATGAAACGGTCTCGTACATGGAGACCCTGGAAAAGCGTCTGGGCGTCATGGACTCCACCGCCATTTCCATGGCCAGAGACAACAACCTGCCGATCATCGTCTTCAACCTCCACAAGGAAGGCAATATCCGCAGGGCCGCCAACGGTGAAAACATCGGAACGACTGTTCAAGGAGACTAA
- the frr gene encoding ribosome recycling factor: protein MQTVLNDGKKRMAGAIGSLEKEFGKLRTGRATTALVDSIQVDYYGTPTPISQLSSVSVPDSKTITIQPWDKGAFGAVEKAIQSSDLGLNPVNDGKIIRIAIPPLTEERRKELVKVAKKYTEDAKIALRNVRRDMNDILKKMEKDKEISEDDLRRSEGDVQKMTDEYVKKADEVMAAKEKEILEI, encoded by the coding sequence ATGCAAACCGTACTGAACGACGGCAAAAAAAGAATGGCCGGGGCCATCGGCTCCCTTGAAAAAGAATTCGGCAAGCTGCGCACGGGCCGCGCCACCACCGCCTTGGTGGATTCCATCCAGGTGGACTACTACGGCACGCCCACTCCCATCAGCCAGCTTTCCTCCGTATCCGTGCCCGACTCCAAGACCATCACCATTCAGCCTTGGGACAAGGGCGCGTTCGGTGCCGTGGAAAAGGCCATCCAGAGCTCCGATCTGGGCCTGAATCCGGTCAACGACGGCAAGATCATCCGCATCGCCATCCCGCCCCTGACCGAAGAGCGCCGCAAGGAGCTCGTCAAGGTGGCCAAGAAATACACCGAAGACGCCAAGATCGCCCTCCGCAACGTGCGACGCGACATGAACGACATCCTCAAGAAGATGGAAAAGGACAAGGAAATCTCCGAAGATGATCTGCGCCGTAGTGAAGGCGACGTCCAGAAGATGACCGACGAATACGTCAAGAAGGCCGACGAAGTCATGGCCGCCAAGGAAAAAGAAATCCTCGAAATCTAA
- the uppS gene encoding polyprenyl diphosphate synthase: MHIPTHIAIIMDGNGRWAKQRGLQRSEGHRAGTEAARAVVTRCRELGVRHLTLYTFSKENWSRPKDEIKTLFDLLTTFLKREEAGLKEQGIRLNVLGEIDDMPLAVRQVLRHVMRQTATCSEMTLNLALNYSGREEIVRAARNLAAKGVPPEAITEETFAAELWTGGQPDPDLVIRTSGELRLSNYLLFQSAYAEFYFTDIYWPDFTPSELDKAIEDLNGRQRRFGKTGEQVDNA; the protein is encoded by the coding sequence ATGCATATCCCCACCCATATAGCCATCATCATGGATGGTAACGGCAGGTGGGCCAAACAGCGCGGGCTGCAGCGTTCCGAAGGCCATAGGGCCGGGACCGAGGCGGCCCGCGCCGTGGTCACCCGCTGCCGCGAGCTCGGCGTTCGCCACCTGACCCTGTACACCTTCTCCAAGGAAAACTGGTCCCGCCCCAAAGACGAGATCAAGACGCTCTTCGACCTCCTGACCACTTTCCTGAAGCGGGAGGAGGCGGGCCTCAAGGAACAGGGCATCCGTCTCAACGTCCTGGGCGAAATCGACGACATGCCCTTGGCGGTCCGTCAGGTGCTCAGGCACGTCATGCGCCAAACCGCAACGTGTTCGGAAATGACCCTCAATCTGGCCCTGAACTACTCGGGCCGGGAGGAGATCGTCCGCGCGGCCCGGAATCTGGCCGCCAAAGGGGTTCCCCCCGAAGCGATCACCGAGGAAACCTTCGCCGCAGAGTTGTGGACCGGAGGCCAGCCCGACCCGGATTTGGTCATCCGCACCAGCGGAGAACTGCGCCTGTCGAACTACCTCCTCTTCCAGTCTGCCTACGCGGAATTCTACTTCACGGATATCTACTGGCCGGACTTTACCCCGTCCGAGCTGGACAAGGCCATCGAAGACCTGAACGGCCGCCAACGACGCTTCGGCAAAACGGGGGAACAGGTGGACAATGCATAG
- a CDS encoding phosphatidate cytidylyltransferase: MENSPHKQRIATSAVLAILPALALFFQGWVLFAVLALFSVLTLWEFYSMFRPVQSMTAFKALGAACTFLLMWAYTTNDLRYPAITMALAFWASAMIFLLRYNKDVAASYRHAAIFLAGLFYIPLNLHFFLQYNRFEILLVLGAAVVSDTAAFYAGTLFGKRKIWPRISPKKSWAGSIGGLCACTAATLVWGLIFGLPDVAWWKWLLLGAALNVAAQFGDFFESALKRSLDIKDSGVILPGHGGLLDRVDSLLFVTPCYGLISMFQPFFA; this comes from the coding sequence ATGGAAAACTCCCCTCACAAGCAACGAATCGCCACCAGCGCCGTCCTGGCAATACTCCCGGCTCTCGCCCTGTTCTTCCAGGGATGGGTTCTCTTCGCGGTTCTCGCCCTGTTCAGTGTCCTGACCCTGTGGGAGTTCTACTCCATGTTCCGGCCCGTGCAGTCCATGACCGCATTCAAAGCGCTGGGAGCCGCCTGCACCTTTCTGCTCATGTGGGCCTACACCACCAACGACCTTCGCTATCCGGCCATCACCATGGCGCTGGCCTTCTGGGCTTCGGCCATGATCTTCCTGCTGCGATACAACAAGGACGTGGCAGCATCGTACCGCCACGCGGCGATCTTCCTGGCCGGCCTGTTCTACATCCCGCTGAATTTACATTTCTTTCTCCAATACAACAGGTTTGAAATCCTGCTGGTTCTGGGGGCGGCCGTGGTTTCCGACACCGCCGCCTTCTATGCCGGGACCTTGTTCGGAAAGCGCAAGATATGGCCTCGCATCAGTCCCAAAAAGTCATGGGCCGGTTCCATCGGCGGACTGTGCGCATGTACCGCCGCCACCCTGGTTTGGGGCCTGATTTTCGGCCTGCCCGACGTGGCTTGGTGGAAATGGCTTCTGCTCGGCGCGGCCCTGAACGTCGCCGCCCAATTCGGCGACTTCTTCGAGTCCGCTTTGAAGCGCTCCCTGGACATCAAGGACTCCGGGGTCATTCTCCCCGGCCACGGCGGTCTGCTTGACCGGGTCGACAGCCTGCTCTTCGTCACCCCCTGCTACGGACTGATCTCCATGTTCCAGCCCTTCTTCGCCTAG
- the dxr gene encoding 1-deoxy-D-xylulose-5-phosphate reductoisomerase, with amino-acid sequence MKTYISPWPASVATPPFPRRLAILGATGSIGDSALKVVGKHPERFTVKALAGGRNGRKLAELCARFRPEYAAVLTDDARHEFLDNLPVGYAPELLVGPDAYIRLAVMDDVDMVLSSIVGAAGFAPTLAAAETGKMIALANKESLVLGGHLIREACRRTGAVILPVDSEHNALFQGLAGHGKDEELRRLILTASGGPFRGKSRAFLETVSRDQALAHPNWNMGAKISIDSATLMNKGLELIEACHLYGLPPEMVDVVVHPQSIVHSLVEYVDGSQLAHMGNPDMQVPIAHCLCYPERVTVDVPRLQLASVGTLTFEEPDLDAFPCLRLAREAFDAGPSHPIVLNAANEIAVDAFLNERIGFTDIPAIIEAGLDRHAPVDVSTPEAVLALDREVRRETEARL; translated from the coding sequence ATGAAAACCTACATCTCTCCCTGGCCCGCATCGGTCGCCACTCCGCCCTTCCCGCGCAGGCTCGCCATTCTCGGGGCCACGGGCTCCATCGGCGACTCCGCACTCAAGGTGGTGGGCAAGCACCCCGAGCGGTTTACGGTCAAGGCGCTGGCGGGCGGACGCAACGGCCGCAAGCTGGCGGAACTGTGCGCCCGGTTCCGGCCCGAATACGCGGCCGTGCTGACCGACGATGCCCGACACGAATTTCTCGACAACCTGCCCGTCGGCTACGCCCCCGAACTGCTGGTCGGCCCCGACGCGTACATCCGGCTGGCCGTCATGGACGATGTGGATATGGTCCTCTCCTCCATCGTGGGAGCGGCCGGATTCGCCCCGACCCTGGCTGCGGCCGAAACAGGCAAAATGATCGCCTTGGCCAACAAGGAATCCCTGGTTCTGGGCGGCCACCTTATCCGGGAAGCCTGCCGCAGGACCGGGGCGGTGATCCTGCCCGTGGACTCCGAGCACAACGCCCTGTTCCAGGGGTTGGCGGGGCACGGCAAGGACGAAGAGCTGAGGCGGCTGATCCTGACGGCTTCCGGCGGACCGTTCCGAGGCAAAAGCCGCGCGTTCCTCGAAACAGTCTCCCGCGATCAGGCTCTTGCCCATCCGAACTGGAACATGGGCGCGAAAATTTCCATCGACTCGGCCACCCTGATGAACAAGGGGCTCGAACTTATCGAGGCCTGCCATCTCTACGGCCTGCCGCCCGAGATGGTGGACGTGGTGGTTCATCCCCAGTCCATCGTCCACTCCCTGGTCGAGTACGTCGACGGCTCCCAACTGGCCCACATGGGCAACCCCGACATGCAGGTGCCCATCGCCCACTGCCTCTGCTACCCCGAGCGGGTCACGGTGGACGTCCCCCGGCTCCAACTGGCCTCGGTGGGCACACTGACCTTCGAGGAACCCGACCTGGACGCCTTCCCCTGCCTGCGGCTGGCCCGCGAAGCCTTCGACGCCGGACCGAGCCACCCCATCGTGCTCAATGCGGCCAACGAAATCGCCGTGGACGCCTTCCTGAACGAACGCATCGGATTCACCGACATCCCTGCCATAATCGAAGCCGGACTTGACCGCCACGCCCCTGTGGACGTATCCACGCCGGAGGCGGTGCTGGCCCTCGATCGGGAGGTCCGGCGGGAAACCGAGGCGCGCCTCTAG
- the rseP gene encoding RIP metalloprotease RseP, protein MITSTIAIVLVLGGLIFFHELGHFVVARIFGMGVKAFSLGFGPKLAGFTSGKTDYKISIIPLGGYVALAGEQGEEESDFPDDQLFQNRPAWQRLCVVAAGPFFNFLLAFLIYWFLALAQGQAVMLPVVGGVLPDSPAAEAGFVKDDVVTAIDGVPVKSWTQMVETIRAAEGKPLSVVVDRTGETLTLTVTPQVNTFKNLFGEDVTVPMVGINQAGQMRYEPIDGLGIWPALAHTWYMSEVVVKGFVSIIERLIPVESVGGPIMLAQMVHQSAQNGFFDLLGMMALISINLAIINLLPIPVLDGGHILFFGLEIIFRRPLSDRWKAMSMRVGLLVLLLLMSLAIFNDVRRLLG, encoded by the coding sequence ATGATCACGAGCACCATCGCCATTGTCCTGGTACTGGGCGGACTTATCTTCTTTCACGAGCTCGGCCACTTCGTAGTGGCCCGGATATTCGGCATGGGGGTCAAGGCCTTCTCGCTGGGCTTCGGGCCGAAGCTGGCGGGCTTCACCTCGGGCAAGACCGACTACAAGATTTCCATCATCCCCCTGGGCGGCTATGTGGCCCTGGCCGGTGAGCAGGGCGAGGAGGAATCCGATTTCCCCGATGACCAGCTCTTCCAGAACCGCCCGGCCTGGCAACGCCTTTGCGTGGTGGCCGCCGGTCCGTTCTTCAATTTCCTGCTGGCCTTCCTGATCTACTGGTTCCTGGCCCTGGCCCAGGGACAGGCCGTCATGCTGCCCGTGGTGGGCGGCGTCCTGCCCGACTCCCCCGCGGCCGAGGCCGGATTCGTCAAGGACGACGTCGTTACGGCCATTGACGGCGTTCCCGTAAAATCCTGGACGCAGATGGTCGAAACCATCCGCGCCGCCGAAGGCAAACCCCTCTCCGTAGTGGTGGACAGGACCGGCGAAACGCTGACCCTGACCGTCACCCCCCAGGTGAACACCTTCAAGAACCTGTTCGGCGAAGACGTAACCGTCCCCATGGTCGGCATCAACCAGGCCGGACAGATGCGCTACGAGCCCATCGACGGCCTCGGCATCTGGCCCGCCCTGGCCCATACCTGGTACATGTCCGAAGTGGTGGTGAAGGGATTCGTCTCCATCATCGAGCGGCTCATCCCCGTGGAATCCGTCGGCGGGCCGATCATGCTCGCTCAAATGGTCCACCAGTCGGCCCAAAACGGCTTCTTCGACCTGCTCGGCATGATGGCGCTCATCTCCATCAACCTGGCGATCATCAACCTGCTGCCCATTCCCGTCCTGGACGGCGGGCACATCCTTTTCTTCGGGCTGGAGATCATCTTCCGCAGGCCGCTCAGCGACCGCTGGAAAGCCATGTCCATGCGCGTGGGGCTGCTCGTGCTGCTCCTGCTCATGTCCCTGGCCATCTTCAACGACGTGCGCCGACTCCTGGGCTAG
- the tsaB gene encoding tRNA (adenosine(37)-N6)-threonylcarbamoyltransferase complex dimerization subunit type 1 TsaB, protein MPKTTTPHDLTLVLAGAEERLQLVLGQPGPDGDWLLASRQWTVPGQSVRFLVPGLQSVLDEFGLTTKALARIACVRGPGSFTGLRLVLAAAEGLAAGLGIPLAGIDYLPLLASGPGPLLDGPLHVLTYARRGLVYMQSFHCPDLTETAPLDALSLEQAASRMTEFGPMAHLMGTGLRKNAAFFEELAGTNPGYVLLDPAFDNPAPERLLIAANQADFSSESIDPVYVRPSDAEANLDQIAAKRGLNPDEARRKLEALRKA, encoded by the coding sequence ATGCCCAAAACCACAACGCCCCACGATCTTACCCTGGTTCTGGCGGGGGCCGAGGAACGGCTTCAGCTCGTGCTGGGCCAACCCGGTCCCGACGGCGACTGGCTGCTCGCCTCCCGTCAGTGGACCGTGCCAGGCCAGTCCGTGCGGTTCCTCGTACCGGGACTCCAGTCCGTGCTTGATGAATTCGGACTGACTACGAAGGCGCTCGCCCGCATTGCCTGCGTACGCGGCCCCGGCAGCTTCACCGGCCTGCGCCTGGTTTTGGCCGCGGCCGAAGGGCTGGCCGCCGGGCTGGGCATCCCCCTGGCCGGAATCGATTACCTGCCCCTGCTGGCCTCCGGCCCCGGACCGTTGCTCGACGGGCCGCTTCACGTCCTGACGTACGCCCGGCGAGGACTGGTCTACATGCAGTCCTTCCATTGCCCGGACCTGACGGAGACAGCCCCGCTGGACGCCCTGTCCCTCGAACAGGCCGCTTCGCGCATGACCGAGTTCGGTCCAATGGCCCATCTCATGGGCACCGGCCTGCGCAAGAACGCCGCGTTCTTCGAGGAACTCGCCGGGACCAACCCCGGCTACGTCCTGCTCGACCCGGCCTTCGACAACCCTGCGCCGGAACGTCTCCTGATCGCAGCGAATCAAGCCGATTTTTCCAGCGAGTCCATTGATCCCGTCTACGTCCGCCCCTCCGACGCCGAGGCCAACCTGGACCAGATCGCGGCCAAACGCGGCCTGAATCCGGATGAAGCGCGCCGGAAACTCGAAGCCCTGCGCAAGGCATAA
- a CDS encoding hydantoinase B/oxoprolinase family protein, with product MQTNPILLEVFKNRFSSIAEEMGVTLTHTAFSPNIKERRDLSCAIFDAKGDMIAQAAHIPVHLGSMPLSVKAAMTAMEEQGGFAPGDMVMLNDPFKGGTHLPDITIVAPVFAPETDEPVFFVANRAHHADVGGMSSGSMPLSVSLFQEGLIIPPVRIVRDGKTDAELMRLILNNVRTPLEREGDFSAQFMANITGVRRMNECIGKYGLDTCAHYGRALMDYSERITRQAVSSIPDGTFDFEDVLEDDGQGNKDIAIRLTMTVEGDHARLDFSASGDQVQGGVNAVRAITLSAVLYVFRALAGRDIPANAGCMRPLAVITRPGSVVDAAFPAAVAGGNVETSQRLVDVLLGALSKALPQSMPAASQGTMNNLTIGGRDGTSPFAYYETLAGGMGASPSHDGESAVHSHMTNTLNTPIEALEYAYPFRVREYAIRRGSGGRGRHNGGDGLIRELEMLADAEITVISERRTRGPFGVNGGRSGSPGVNVVISRDAAQTEPGKFHRTLRAGDRMRMETPGGGGYGEPNDA from the coding sequence ATGCAGACCAATCCCATCCTCCTGGAAGTCTTCAAAAACCGCTTCTCCTCCATTGCCGAGGAGATGGGCGTCACCCTGACCCACACGGCTTTTTCACCTAATATCAAGGAACGCCGAGACCTCTCCTGCGCGATCTTCGACGCGAAGGGCGACATGATCGCCCAAGCCGCACACATTCCGGTGCATCTCGGCTCCATGCCCCTGTCCGTCAAAGCCGCCATGACCGCCATGGAGGAACAAGGCGGATTCGCCCCAGGCGACATGGTCATGCTCAACGATCCCTTCAAGGGCGGCACACACCTGCCCGACATCACCATCGTGGCCCCGGTCTTCGCCCCGGAAACGGACGAACCAGTGTTCTTCGTCGCCAACCGCGCCCACCATGCGGACGTGGGCGGAATGTCCTCCGGCTCCATGCCCCTGTCCGTCTCCCTCTTCCAGGAGGGCCTGATAATCCCCCCGGTCCGCATCGTTCGGGACGGAAAGACGGACGCGGAGCTCATGCGCCTCATTCTCAACAACGTGCGCACCCCGCTTGAACGCGAAGGCGACTTCTCGGCGCAGTTCATGGCCAACATAACGGGAGTCCGACGCATGAACGAATGCATCGGGAAATACGGGCTCGACACCTGCGCCCACTACGGACGCGCCCTCATGGACTATTCCGAACGCATCACCCGGCAGGCGGTGTCCTCCATCCCGGACGGGACGTTCGACTTCGAGGACGTTCTCGAAGACGACGGCCAGGGCAACAAAGATATCGCCATCCGCCTGACCATGACCGTGGAAGGCGACCATGCCCGGCTGGACTTTTCCGCCAGCGGAGATCAGGTGCAAGGCGGCGTCAACGCGGTCAGAGCCATTACCCTGTCCGCCGTGCTGTATGTATTCCGCGCCCTGGCGGGACGCGACATCCCGGCCAATGCGGGATGTATGCGCCCGCTTGCCGTCATCACCCGGCCCGGCTCGGTGGTGGACGCGGCCTTCCCGGCCGCGGTGGCCGGCGGCAACGTTGAGACCTCCCAACGGCTGGTGGACGTACTCCTCGGCGCACTGTCCAAGGCCCTCCCCCAATCCATGCCCGCCGCCAGCCAGGGAACCATGAACAATCTGACCATCGGCGGCAGGGACGGAACCTCTCCCTTCGCCTACTACGAAACACTGGCGGGCGGCATGGGGGCAAGCCCGAGCCATGACGGCGAATCCGCCGTGCATTCGCACATGACCAATACCCTGAACACCCCGATAGAGGCCCTGGAGTACGCCTACCCCTTCCGGGTCCGGGAATACGCCATCCGGCGAGGCTCGGGCGGCCGAGGGCGGCACAACGGCGGCGACGGTCTGATCCGCGAATTGGAAATGCTTGCCGACGCCGAGATCACGGTCATTTCCGAACGACGCACACGCGGTCCCTTCGGCGTGAACGGCGGGCGATCCGGCTCTCCCGGCGTCAATGTCGTCATCAGCAGGGATGCCGCGCAAACGGAACCGGGCAAATTCCACCGTACCCTGCGCGCCGGAGACCGCATGCGCATGGAGACCCCGGGCGGCGGCGGATACGGCGAACCGAATGACGCCTGA
- a CDS encoding arsenate reductase ArsC gives MPPIRVLFICVHNSGRSQIAEAFLRKFGQDRFEVQSAGTAPTAISPLVLNVMREDGFDLANNVASNVLAQLRGNPPFHYVISTCGPETLSRLPQLPYGTISLSWAFPDPELVTGSPEEQRSAARAIRDDIRTQVIRFLHDVASPLG, from the coding sequence ATGCCCCCCATACGCGTGCTCTTCATCTGTGTACACAACAGCGGAAGAAGCCAGATCGCCGAAGCCTTTCTGCGCAAATTCGGCCAGGACCGCTTCGAGGTCCAAAGCGCCGGGACCGCTCCCACCGCCATCAGCCCGCTGGTCTTGAACGTCATGCGCGAAGACGGCTTCGACCTCGCGAACAACGTCGCCAGCAACGTCCTCGCCCAGCTCCGCGGGAATCCGCCCTTCCACTACGTCATCAGCACTTGCGGTCCCGAGACCCTTTCAAGGCTTCCGCAGCTGCCATACGGCACCATCAGCCTCAGTTGGGCCTTTCCAGATCCCGAGCTCGTCACCGGGTCGCCCGAGGAGCAACGGTCCGCTGCCCGCGCCATCCGCGACGATATCCGCACCCAGGTCATCCGCTTCCTCCACGATGTGGCTTCGCCGCTCGGCTGA
- the dnaA gene encoding chromosomal replication initiator protein DnaA: MIDTAWKQILYSLEKSLNAGLFTVWIKPLKGRVDGNRLTLTAPNEFVANWVRDRLLQVIRESAAEVLGVEPRITINIAAREPGAKVVSPAGKKSAVAERAPRHMGLPLGQSLKPVTVSNWRFSFDDFVVGPSNELACAASKSIGSTAFNSDHLFLSSGPGLGKTHLLQSVGNELCRTSNRKHLKVACLSSEEFATRWVLAFKAGQVDQFKAQFRESLDVLLLEDVHFFQGKEKMQEELLCTLNALRDRGSKVVLTSSFMPKEFSKVDDRLVSRFCSGFLAHINRPDMETRRRILLDKARRLQVTVPVEVSELLAERITTDIRQLESCLNNLVLKARLLNRDVTMNLAWEVLENYAVQNASPDFPHIIQFICKCYGLSEDELRSKSRKRDIVLARNTAFYLARKHTELSLKCIGERLGRKHSTVLKGITKVEREISLQTPLGRQIENTTQRLTP; this comes from the coding sequence ATGATCGACACTGCCTGGAAGCAAATACTCTACTCTCTTGAGAAGAGCCTCAACGCTGGTCTCTTCACCGTATGGATTAAACCCCTGAAAGGTCGCGTGGACGGCAATCGTCTCACCCTGACCGCGCCCAACGAGTTCGTGGCCAACTGGGTGCGCGACCGCCTGCTCCAGGTTATCCGCGAGTCCGCGGCCGAAGTTCTCGGCGTGGAACCCCGAATCACCATCAACATCGCAGCACGGGAGCCCGGCGCGAAAGTGGTTTCCCCGGCCGGGAAAAAATCGGCCGTCGCGGAGCGCGCCCCCCGGCATATGGGACTGCCCCTCGGGCAGAGCCTCAAGCCCGTGACGGTCTCCAATTGGCGGTTCTCCTTCGATGATTTCGTTGTGGGTCCCTCCAACGAGCTCGCCTGCGCGGCCAGCAAGTCCATCGGCTCCACGGCCTTCAATTCCGATCATCTGTTCCTCAGCTCCGGTCCCGGGCTGGGCAAGACGCATCTGCTGCAATCGGTGGGCAACGAGCTTTGCCGCACGTCCAACCGCAAGCATCTCAAGGTCGCCTGCCTTTCTTCTGAAGAGTTCGCCACCCGCTGGGTGCTGGCCTTCAAGGCCGGTCAGGTGGATCAGTTCAAGGCTCAGTTCCGCGAGTCCCTCGACGTCCTGTTGCTTGAAGACGTCCACTTTTTCCAGGGCAAGGAGAAGATGCAGGAAGAACTGCTCTGCACCCTCAACGCCCTGCGCGATCGCGGCTCCAAGGTGGTCCTGACCAGCTCGTTCATGCCCAAGGAATTTTCCAAGGTCGATGATCGCCTGGTTTCGCGCTTCTGCTCGGGCTTCCTCGCGCACATTAACAGGCCGGACATGGAAACCCGCCGCCGTATCCTTCTGGACAAGGCGCGCCGTTTGCAAGTCACCGTGCCGGTCGAGGTCTCGGAGCTCCTGGCCGAGCGGATCACCACCGACATTCGCCAGTTGGAAAGCTGCCTGAACAACCTGGTCCTCAAGGCGCGTCTGCTCAATCGCGACGTGACCATGAATCTGGCCTGGGAAGTGCTCGAGAACTACGCGGTGCAGAACGCCTCTCCGGATTTCCCGCATATCATCCAGTTTATCTGCAAATGCTACGGCCTGTCCGAAGATGAGCTGCGTTCCAAGAGCCGCAAACGCGACATCGTTCTGGCCCGCAACACCGCCTTCTACCTGGCCAGGAAGCATACTGAACTGTCGCTCAAATGCATCGGCGAACGTTTGGGCCGCAAACATTCCACCGTGCTCAAGGGCATCACCAAGGTGGAGCGGGAAATTTCCCTTCAGACGCCGCTGGGACGGCAGATCGAGAACACCACCCAGCGGCTCACGCCGTAA
- the thyX gene encoding FAD-dependent thymidylate synthase: MPEKQLRVEFLSMTPNALSLIYAAFRQCYHAGFVADMWPRLLSGEIDPQVQADFVSKTMESGHDSPIEHVSMTFAVEGISRACSHQVVRHRIASYSQQSQRYVAENDMDYILPPAIAKIPEAKERFEAFMAEVQSAYSDLRDILVAHGRQSKANEDARFVLPQAAETKIVMTMNCRSLHHFFHLRCCNRAQWEVRAMANAMLAVCKEKLPAIFANGGARCEQLGYCPESAKFACGKYPTRHELDG; this comes from the coding sequence ATGCCGGAAAAGCAACTCAGGGTCGAGTTTCTGTCCATGACCCCCAATGCACTGTCCCTCATCTACGCCGCGTTTCGCCAGTGCTACCACGCCGGGTTCGTGGCCGACATGTGGCCGCGGCTGCTTTCCGGAGAAATCGACCCGCAGGTCCAGGCGGACTTCGTATCCAAAACCATGGAGTCCGGACACGACAGTCCCATCGAGCATGTGTCCATGACCTTCGCCGTGGAGGGAATTTCCCGCGCCTGTTCCCATCAGGTGGTCAGACACCGCATCGCTTCCTATTCCCAGCAAAGCCAGCGGTACGTGGCCGAGAACGACATGGACTACATCCTGCCTCCCGCCATAGCTAAGATTCCGGAAGCCAAGGAACGATTCGAGGCGTTCATGGCCGAGGTGCAAAGCGCATACTCCGACCTGCGGGACATCCTGGTGGCCCATGGGCGTCAGTCCAAGGCCAACGAGGACGCCCGCTTTGTTCTGCCCCAGGCCGCCGAGACAAAAATCGTCATGACCATGAACTGCCGAAGCCTGCATCACTTCTTCCACTTGCGCTGCTGCAATCGCGCCCAGTGGGAGGTCCGGGCCATGGCCAACGCGATGCTGGCCGTCTGCAAGGAAAAGCTGCCCGCAATTTTCGCCAACGGTGGAGCGCGCTGCGAACAGCTCGGATATTGCCCGGAATCAGCAAAATTCGCCTGCGGGAAATACCCGACGCGGCACGAACTCGATGGATGA